Proteins from a genomic interval of Stigmatopora nigra isolate UIUO_SnigA chromosome 19, RoL_Snig_1.1, whole genome shotgun sequence:
- the LOC144212777 gene encoding pannexin-3-like — MAFKMSIAKEAAKAMLSDALLPDNAALNRINHLELELPLDRIIKFVSVGLPLLLVCMAFTREVSLGPQISCFPPSNFTMKQASYVDTYCWDSLIHYEFDSDGNFEERSLWVHKMFPYSLLAMAVLMYLPALIWRHLVVPSLGSDLLFIIDELDKSYNRSIRLAQRILDMRQNTNNPLTFQAELQRAKRKRYFEYPLLERYMQCKQNSYFLVSMLFLRGFLLLTFMTAACLYLAYFHLSAFLQDEFNCFLRGGMLRDQKWIPELVQCKMIGQLIFQVISVANGAIYVLLAPIVLFSILRLFVWDTTFISVYEVLPALAVLNKHRPGCSLNDLNVLLLFLRVNVAHLKSYGKVRALCSLAPPMVGKTTAGQGLNAMLNQEELEEQNEARMELAEEMMDTKEEGKFSLVDLMTILGAAQGRVVNCNEQRPMVEENMSFESNLHGYQELKETPPFSHY; from the exons ATG GCGTTCAAAATGTCCATTGCCAAGGAAGCGGCAAAGGCCATGCTATCTGATGCCTTATTGCCGGACAATGCTGCACTAAACCGAATCAACCATCTTGAGTTGGAACTTCCCCTGGACAGGATCATCAAATTTGTATCTGTTGGCCTCCCACTGTTGCTCGTCTGCATGGCCTTTACACGCGAGGTGTCCCTCG GCCCGCAAATTAGCTGTTTTCCTCCCAGCAATTTCACAATGAAACAGGCCAGTTATGTGGATACATATTGCTGGGACTCTCTCATCCACTATGAGTTTGATAGCGATGGAAACTTTGAGGAGCGCTCCCTTTGGGTACACAAA aTGTTTCCTTATTCTCTACTGGCAATGGCAGTTTTAATGTATCTGCCAGCTCTCATCTGGCGGCATCTAGTTGTTCCTTCTTTGGGCTCAGATTTGCTCTTCATTATTGATGAGCTAGACAAGTCATACAATCGCTCAATTCGATTGGCTCAGCGCATACTGGATATGCGCCAGAATACCAACAACCCATTAACATTTCAGGCAGAGCTGCAGag AGCAAAGAGGAAGCGATACTTTGAATACCCTCTACTGGAGAGATACATGCAGTGCAAGCAAAATTCATACTTCCTTGTGAGCATGCTATTCCTGCGTGGCTTCCTCCTGCTGACCTTCATGACGGCTGCCTGTCTTTATCTTGCCTACTTCCACTTGTCAGCCTTCCTGCAGGATGAGTTCAACTGTTTTTTGCGTGGTGGGATGCTACGGGATCAGAAATGGATTCCCGAGCTGGTTCAGTGTAAAATGATTGGCCAATTGATCTTTCAAGTGATAAGTGTGGCTAATGGTGCCATCTATGTTCTATTGGCCCCAATTGTTCTCTTTAGTATCCTTAGGCTGTTTGTGTGGGACACCACATTCATATCTGTATATGAGGTCCTTCCAGCACTGGCTGTCCTAAACAAACACAGGCCAGGATGCTCTCTAAATGATCTCAATGTGCTTCTTCTCTTCCTGCGTGTCAATGTTGCACACCTAAAGTCATATGGGAAAGTTAGGGCTTTATGCTCTCTGGCACCACCAATGGTTGGTAAAACTACAGCAGGACAAGGACTGAACGCAATGCTAAACCAAGAAGAGCTTGAAGAACAGAATGAGGCCAGAATGGAGTTGGCAGAAGAGATGATGGACACAAAAGAGGAGGGGAAGTTCAGTCTTGTGGATCTCATGACTATACTGGGAGCGGCACAGGGAAGAGTTGTAAACTGCAATGAACAGAGGCCAATGGTGGAGGAGAATATGAGTTTTG